Proteins encoded within one genomic window of Jiangella mangrovi:
- a CDS encoding TIGR03619 family F420-dependent LLM class oxidoreductase, with product MRFGLGVPTGTEGLMYPVPYADIDQAVELAVTAERLGFESIWGNDHLTTQRYVRAEFDRAPRYYDPFGYLSYVAAVTERIRLATAVMVLPFRHPVVAAKQAATLDQLSHGRAVLGVGIGAYREELEAVEPGRKVHRGEHAEEAIPALRALLTERSASFHGTWVEFTDVESFPKPYRERRLPILSGGNSPGSRSRAARYGDGWLPACLTPDEVRVALGAIGTEAAEHGRELPADFEVALQVAVSVAQTREEAWRRFESSQVFKHLASLSRTTLKDQGVGDLAARNLIGTPDDVAAQVSAYRDAGVTTLAGLLFATDTVEETAEAMAGFSETIIAGTTRGSR from the coding sequence GTGAGGTTCGGACTCGGTGTCCCCACCGGCACCGAAGGGCTGATGTACCCCGTCCCGTACGCCGACATCGACCAGGCCGTCGAGCTCGCGGTGACGGCGGAGCGGCTCGGCTTCGAGTCGATCTGGGGCAACGACCACCTGACGACGCAGCGCTACGTCCGCGCCGAGTTCGACCGGGCGCCGCGGTACTACGACCCGTTCGGCTACCTCAGCTACGTGGCCGCCGTCACCGAGCGGATCCGGCTCGCGACGGCGGTCATGGTGCTGCCGTTCCGGCACCCTGTGGTCGCGGCGAAGCAGGCCGCCACGCTGGACCAGCTCTCGCACGGCCGCGCAGTGCTCGGCGTCGGCATCGGCGCCTACCGCGAGGAGCTCGAGGCCGTCGAGCCCGGCCGGAAGGTCCACCGCGGCGAGCACGCCGAGGAGGCGATCCCGGCGCTGCGCGCGCTGCTCACCGAGCGGTCGGCGTCGTTCCACGGCACCTGGGTGGAGTTCACCGACGTCGAGAGCTTCCCGAAGCCCTACCGGGAGCGGCGGCTGCCGATCCTGTCCGGTGGCAACTCGCCCGGCTCTCGGTCGAGGGCGGCGCGCTACGGCGACGGCTGGCTGCCGGCCTGCCTCACGCCCGACGAGGTCCGGGTCGCGCTGGGCGCCATCGGGACCGAGGCCGCCGAGCACGGCCGCGAGCTGCCGGCGGACTTCGAGGTCGCGCTGCAGGTGGCCGTCAGCGTCGCGCAGACCCGCGAGGAGGCCTGGCGGCGGTTCGAGTCGTCGCAGGTCTTCAAGCACCTCGCGTCGCTGTCCAGGACCACGCTGAAGGACCAGGGCGTCGGCGACCTCGCCGCCCGCAACCTCATCGGCACCCCCGACGACGTCGCCGCGCAGGTGAGCGCCTACCGCGACGCCGGGGTGACGACGCTGGCCGGCCTGCTGTTCGCCACCGACACCGTCGAGGAGACGGCTGAGGCGATGGCCGGGTTCAGCGAGACGATCATCGCCGGTACGACGAGAGGCAGCCGATGA
- a CDS encoding cytosine permease, which produces MSTESDTTAVQSTVAADMEDHALEPVPADRRKPLIQLIVVQMGWNISVSSFLVGGVVGGGTTLTEGLLAILLGNVLLAIVASLVGMVGFRTGLTSYLTSRAVFGVHGAVIVSLFLGVVAMGFIGVLMDTWGLAVNQLIPEIPKWAFILAFSAAILTTAIFGFKGLHRYSAIAVPVQVAIALFALVRIADLDGGFGEVVDYAPAAPIGFSVAIGAVIATWVTGAALVGDVQRYAVRARDVVISTFCGFAVGAAIFETIATVSAMKVGNSNFVVVMQGLGLLAPAAVMLFLALWNTADNNIYSASLAFTNASNTLGLKVAKPVWTVIAVVIALLIAFAGLAAEFQRFLGVISVVVPPFAGVLIAYFWVVVRRWDANELLRTAPSVRWEALGCWVAGALIARYTDLLIADAIEGLVAGFVLYAVIGTAISRWRSPSSSSSSSPAAEVRS; this is translated from the coding sequence GTGAGCACCGAGAGTGACACCACAGCCGTCCAGAGCACCGTGGCCGCGGACATGGAGGACCACGCCCTCGAACCGGTGCCGGCCGACCGCCGCAAGCCGCTGATCCAGCTGATCGTGGTCCAGATGGGCTGGAACATCAGCGTCAGCAGCTTCCTGGTCGGCGGGGTCGTCGGCGGCGGCACCACGCTCACCGAGGGCCTGCTGGCGATCCTGCTCGGCAACGTCCTGCTCGCGATCGTGGCCAGCCTCGTCGGCATGGTCGGCTTCCGCACCGGCCTGACCAGCTACCTCACCTCGCGGGCGGTGTTCGGCGTCCACGGCGCGGTCATCGTGTCGCTGTTCCTGGGCGTGGTCGCCATGGGCTTCATCGGCGTCCTGATGGACACCTGGGGCCTGGCGGTGAACCAGCTCATCCCGGAGATCCCGAAGTGGGCGTTCATCCTCGCGTTCAGCGCGGCGATCCTGACGACGGCGATCTTCGGCTTCAAGGGCCTGCACCGGTACTCGGCCATCGCGGTGCCGGTCCAGGTGGCGATCGCCCTGTTCGCGCTGGTCCGCATCGCCGACCTCGACGGCGGTTTCGGCGAGGTCGTCGACTACGCTCCCGCGGCCCCCATCGGCTTCTCCGTGGCGATCGGCGCGGTCATCGCGACGTGGGTCACGGGCGCCGCGCTGGTCGGCGACGTGCAGCGCTACGCCGTCCGGGCCCGCGACGTCGTGATCTCCACGTTCTGCGGCTTCGCCGTGGGCGCCGCGATCTTCGAGACCATCGCCACCGTGTCGGCCATGAAGGTCGGCAACAGCAACTTCGTCGTCGTCATGCAGGGCCTCGGGCTGCTCGCGCCGGCGGCCGTCATGCTGTTCCTGGCGCTCTGGAACACGGCGGACAACAACATCTACTCCGCGTCGCTGGCCTTCACCAACGCCTCGAACACGCTCGGCCTCAAGGTGGCGAAGCCGGTGTGGACGGTCATCGCCGTCGTGATCGCGCTGCTCATCGCGTTCGCCGGGCTGGCCGCGGAGTTCCAGCGGTTCCTCGGCGTCATCTCGGTGGTGGTCCCGCCGTTCGCCGGGGTGCTGATCGCCTACTTCTGGGTGGTGGTCCGGCGCTGGGACGCGAACGAGCTGCTGCGGACGGCGCCGTCGGTGCGCTGGGAGGCGCTCGGCTGCTGGGTCGCCGGCGCACTGATCGCCCGGTACACCGACCTGCTCATCGCCGACGCCATCGAGGGCCTGGTCGCCGGCTTCGTCCTGTACGCCGTCATCGGGACCGCGATCTCCCGATGGCGTTCCCCGTCCTCGTCCTCGTCCTCGTCCCCGGCCGCGGAGGTGCGCTCGTGA
- a CDS encoding helix-turn-helix domain-containing protein translates to MAQTLVSDVWERLPGYDDARMDLDDLVGVVTPNLRALLVAVAGNRGLRPDEVTPAAQLGERRAVQGVPIEGVVASWHSAERRLLDQLVAAGPPMPPEEYTRLARLLAAAVDVMVAVSTEAYRRTRTEAAAHLDQIATDLVSRLAGGEPLDPAHVEERARLIGVAAQVPHRAVAVGGGPGDDPQRDDPLRLARAQREILDALRPRLRSRILVGAKDATILLVLPDLPGISDMLARAAVRPGVAAGTVIGLGEPRDRLGETAASCREAVAALEAGRRAGLDRVVVPFDQVIADVMLIDNPLDARRLAARALEPLAGHGQLVDTVRAYLATGLSVRRTAERLAVHENTVSYRLRRVASLLGLAGPDELIRADLLLALRAVDLGLYSAA, encoded by the coding sequence GTGGCACAAACGCTGGTGTCCGACGTGTGGGAGCGGTTGCCCGGCTACGACGACGCGCGCATGGACCTCGACGATCTGGTCGGCGTCGTGACCCCGAACCTGCGCGCGCTGCTCGTCGCGGTGGCCGGGAACCGCGGGCTGCGCCCCGACGAAGTGACGCCCGCGGCCCAGCTCGGCGAGCGGCGGGCGGTGCAGGGCGTGCCGATCGAGGGCGTGGTGGCGTCGTGGCACTCGGCGGAGCGCCGGCTGCTGGACCAGCTGGTCGCCGCCGGCCCGCCGATGCCGCCCGAGGAGTACACGCGGCTGGCCCGGCTGCTGGCCGCCGCCGTCGACGTCATGGTCGCGGTGTCCACGGAGGCGTACCGGCGCACGCGCACCGAGGCGGCGGCGCACCTGGACCAGATCGCGACCGACCTGGTGTCGCGGCTGGCCGGCGGCGAGCCGCTGGACCCGGCGCACGTCGAGGAACGGGCCCGGCTGATCGGCGTGGCCGCCCAGGTGCCGCATCGCGCCGTCGCCGTCGGCGGTGGTCCCGGTGACGACCCGCAGCGCGACGACCCGCTGCGGCTGGCGCGGGCGCAGCGCGAGATCCTCGACGCCCTGCGGCCGCGGCTGCGGTCGCGGATCCTGGTCGGCGCGAAGGACGCGACGATCCTGCTGGTGCTGCCCGACCTGCCCGGCATCAGCGACATGCTGGCGCGGGCGGCCGTCCGTCCGGGCGTGGCGGCCGGGACGGTGATCGGGCTGGGCGAGCCGCGGGACCGCCTGGGCGAGACGGCGGCGTCGTGCCGGGAGGCGGTGGCCGCGCTCGAGGCCGGACGCCGGGCCGGGCTCGACCGCGTCGTGGTCCCGTTCGACCAGGTCATCGCGGACGTCATGCTGATCGACAACCCGCTGGACGCCCGGCGACTGGCGGCCCGGGCGCTGGAGCCGCTGGCCGGGCACGGGCAGCTCGTCGACACCGTCCGGGCGTACCTCGCGACCGGGCTGTCGGTGCGGCGGACGGCGGAGCGGCTCGCGGTGCACGAGAACACGGTGTCCTATCGGCTGCGCCGGGTGGCGTCCCTGCTCGGGCTGGCCGGTCCGGACGAGCTGATCAGGGCCGACCTGCTGCTCGCGCTGCGCGCCGTCGACCTCGGGTTGTACTCGGCCGCGTGA
- a CDS encoding VOC family protein: MGTVTPYLCAKETAAALDFYATAFGAVETSRWTDPSTGSIGHAEFTVEGARVMIADEWPDGGVYAPDPGRTSVSLVLEVDDVDGFFSRAIAAGATVDRPVTDSPHGRGGWLYDPFGHRWHITAPDDTVTKDDLQRAVGDEYEIS; encoded by the coding sequence ATGGGAACCGTCACGCCGTATCTGTGCGCCAAGGAGACCGCCGCCGCGCTCGACTTCTACGCGACGGCGTTCGGCGCGGTCGAGACCTCGCGCTGGACCGACCCCTCGACCGGCAGCATCGGCCACGCCGAGTTCACCGTCGAGGGCGCCCGCGTCATGATCGCCGACGAGTGGCCCGACGGCGGCGTGTACGCGCCCGACCCGGGCCGGACGTCGGTGTCGTTGGTCCTCGAGGTCGACGACGTCGACGGCTTCTTCTCGCGGGCGATCGCCGCCGGCGCCACCGTCGACCGGCCGGTCACCGACTCGCCGCACGGCCGCGGCGGCTGGCTCTACGACCCGTTCGGCCACCGCTGGCACATCACGGCGCCGGACGACACGGTGACGAAGGACGACCTGCAGCGCGCCGTCGGCGACGAGTACGAGATCAGCTGA
- a CDS encoding VOC family protein — protein sequence MSDSPTFSLSGFVIGAPDPRALADFYRRLLGWQVRDDAPEWVVLRSPAVGPTIAFQRESRFRPPVWPADGDHQQMLMHLDIEVDDLEAAVAHAVGCGARVADFQPQAHVRVCLDPVGHPFCLYTD from the coding sequence ATGTCCGACTCGCCCACCTTCAGTCTGTCGGGGTTCGTCATCGGGGCGCCGGACCCGCGCGCCCTGGCCGACTTCTATCGGCGCCTGCTCGGCTGGCAGGTCCGCGACGACGCACCGGAGTGGGTGGTCCTGCGCAGCCCCGCGGTCGGGCCGACGATCGCGTTCCAGCGGGAGTCGCGGTTCCGGCCGCCGGTCTGGCCGGCCGACGGCGACCACCAGCAGATGCTCATGCACCTCGACATCGAGGTCGACGACCTCGAGGCGGCGGTCGCCCACGCCGTCGGCTGCGGTGCGCGGGTGGCGGACTTCCAGCCGCAGGCCCACGTCCGCGTCTGCCTCGACCCCGTGGGCCACCCCTTCTGTCTCTACACCGACTGA
- a CDS encoding DNA alkylation repair protein — protein sequence MAETLTETTVAEVMAELAALEDPKAREVNERHGDDHGVNLSKLRAVAKRLKTQHELARRLWATDDTAARLLALLICRPKAFERDELDAMIRQTRAPKVHDWLVNYVVRKSPHCEELRVAWFADPDPVVASAGWALTTDRVARQPDGLDLDGLLDLVEAGMKDAPERLQWAMNHCLAQIGIENPALRARAIGIGERLEVLKDYPTSPGCIPPFAPTWITEMVRRQGA from the coding sequence GTGGCCGAGACGCTGACCGAGACGACGGTGGCCGAGGTCATGGCCGAGCTGGCCGCGCTCGAGGACCCGAAGGCGCGCGAGGTGAACGAGCGGCACGGCGACGACCACGGGGTCAACCTGAGCAAGCTGCGCGCCGTCGCGAAGCGGCTGAAGACCCAGCACGAGCTCGCCCGCCGGCTCTGGGCCACCGACGACACCGCCGCGCGGCTGCTGGCGCTGCTGATCTGCCGCCCGAAGGCGTTCGAGCGCGACGAGCTGGACGCGATGATCCGCCAGACGCGCGCCCCCAAGGTGCACGACTGGCTGGTCAACTACGTGGTGAGGAAGAGCCCGCACTGCGAAGAGCTGCGGGTGGCCTGGTTCGCCGACCCCGACCCCGTCGTCGCGAGCGCGGGCTGGGCGCTGACCACCGACCGCGTGGCGAGGCAGCCCGACGGCCTCGACCTCGACGGACTGCTCGACCTCGTCGAGGCCGGCATGAAGGACGCGCCCGAGCGCCTGCAGTGGGCGATGAACCACTGCCTCGCCCAGATCGGCATCGAGAACCCCGCCCTGCGCGCCCGGGCCATCGGCATCGGCGAGCGCCTCGAGGTGCTGAAGGACTACCCGACCTCGCCCGGCTGCATCCCACCGTTCGCGCCCACCTGGATCACCGAGATGGTCCGCCGCCAGGGGGCGTGA
- a CDS encoding DUF3800 domain-containing protein, protein MLLAYVDESFSRDWYYMAALLCDGAGAKAIGQALDGVVEKAIKDHGVPADAELHGYELFQGEGWWKDLPPRARIGVYNDAFSVIGEHARAIILRGLDSAGLRDRYPQPDPPHSLVLMALLERIDEYSRAAGEHALVIADEVGEQAKHRSDLASYRKSGTWGYRAAKITQIVDTLHFAPSNASRLVQAIDLVVFLYRRIETHVEPNEKARRANANLWARIEPKVAHRRCWYPMANRT, encoded by the coding sequence GTGCTTCTGGCGTACGTCGATGAATCCTTTAGTCGAGACTGGTACTATATGGCCGCATTGTTGTGTGACGGCGCAGGTGCGAAGGCCATTGGGCAGGCGCTCGACGGTGTAGTCGAGAAGGCAATTAAGGACCATGGCGTACCCGCGGACGCAGAGCTTCACGGCTACGAACTTTTCCAAGGTGAAGGCTGGTGGAAGGACCTGCCGCCGCGCGCAAGGATCGGCGTCTACAACGACGCATTCAGCGTGATCGGCGAACACGCGAGAGCAATCATCCTTCGCGGCTTGGACTCTGCGGGCCTGCGCGACCGTTATCCCCAGCCGGACCCGCCACATTCTCTCGTGCTGATGGCTCTACTCGAACGTATAGATGAGTATTCGAGGGCGGCCGGCGAACACGCACTTGTGATCGCAGATGAAGTGGGTGAGCAAGCCAAGCACCGATCCGACCTGGCTAGTTATCGGAAGTCAGGCACGTGGGGGTACCGAGCCGCGAAGATCACACAGATCGTCGATACTCTGCACTTTGCGCCGTCGAATGCCTCACGCCTCGTCCAAGCGATCGATCTGGTGGTCTTCCTGTATCGGCGAATTGAGACACATGTTGAGCCGAACGAGAAGGCGAGGCGTGCGAACGCCAACCTATGGGCGAGGATCGAGCCGAAGGTGGCTCATCGCAGATGCTGGTACCCGATGGCGAATCGCACCTAG
- a CDS encoding phosphoribosyltransferase family protein, with amino-acid sequence MRPRARLWRDRRDAGEQLGAAVQEQLGDVEDVLVLGLPRGGVAVAARVAAAVGGELDVLVVRKVGVPWQPELALGAVTASGHRVVNGEVARRIHLGTAEVEDAFSRAQGAAEERERLLRGDRPPPRLRARTVVLVDDGIATGATIRAAAELLASAEPGPGRVLVAVPVGPRDTVEDLAATVDAVVVLRIPASFNAVGEWYDDFAQVEDADVRGLLGR; translated from the coding sequence GTGAGGCCTCGTGCACGACTCTGGCGGGACCGCCGCGACGCGGGCGAGCAGCTCGGTGCGGCGGTCCAGGAGCAGCTCGGCGACGTCGAGGACGTGCTGGTGCTGGGGTTGCCGCGCGGCGGCGTGGCCGTCGCGGCACGGGTGGCCGCCGCCGTCGGCGGGGAGCTGGACGTGCTGGTGGTGCGCAAGGTCGGCGTCCCGTGGCAGCCGGAGCTCGCGCTGGGCGCCGTCACCGCGTCGGGACACCGGGTCGTCAACGGCGAGGTCGCCCGCCGCATCCACCTGGGGACGGCGGAGGTCGAGGACGCCTTCAGCCGCGCGCAGGGCGCCGCCGAGGAGCGGGAGCGGCTGCTGCGCGGCGACCGCCCGCCGCCGCGGCTGAGGGCCAGGACCGTCGTCCTCGTCGACGACGGCATCGCGACCGGCGCGACGATCCGGGCGGCGGCCGAGCTGCTCGCGTCGGCCGAGCCGGGGCCGGGACGCGTCCTCGTCGCGGTGCCGGTGGGGCCTAGGGACACCGTCGAGGATCTGGCCGCCACCGTGGACGCCGTCGTGGTGCTGCGGATCCCGGCGTCGTTCAACGCGGTCGGCGAGTGGTACGACGACTTCGCTCAGGTCGAGGATGCCGACGTCCGGGGTCTGCTGGGCCGGTGA
- a CDS encoding LCP family protein, whose protein sequence is MQSRRQQRNERYGRFIGFTALGSLIPGTGLIAAGKRRLGTTVLVVLAALAILGLAVLALVPRSELLSYGGDRQMMLIVGTLLAAGALAWLLIALGTHRSLEPQGLTGGKRLAGALVVILCASVVVAPMALGSRYAFTQRELVGNLASSGASNTTPEVDVSDPWADKPRLNVLFLGGDAGEGREGLRPDTQILASIDTETGATTMISLPRNLQRFPFPEGTPLADAYPDGFVGGGDAGEWMLNAVYRNVPRDHPDVFAGVGDPGADATKWAVEGALGIEVDYFIMVDLNGFEAVVDALGGITVDVPRDIPWGNKSLPDGSCTQANGYIQEGDDQLLDGFHALWFARSRCGSDDYERMERQRCVMNAIVDKVDPTTLLSQYQSLATAAGDIVTSDVPADLFPELIKLMVKVRSQPLESLTLDNEFFGSMGTTSSDPDYDELHARIAEILAATPAAPPAGETAPPSDTTEATGQSASDAGTDRAASIQQTSGTTEEPADGESGEAEEPAADEPVDTGAVC, encoded by the coding sequence TTGCAGTCGCGCCGGCAGCAGCGCAACGAGCGCTACGGCCGGTTCATCGGCTTCACCGCACTCGGCTCGCTGATCCCGGGCACCGGCCTCATCGCCGCGGGCAAGCGGCGTCTGGGCACGACGGTGCTGGTGGTCCTGGCGGCGTTGGCCATCCTCGGCCTGGCCGTGCTCGCGCTCGTCCCGAGGTCGGAGCTGCTCTCGTACGGTGGCGACCGGCAGATGATGCTCATCGTCGGCACGCTGCTCGCGGCCGGCGCGCTCGCCTGGCTGCTCATCGCCCTCGGCACGCACCGCTCGCTGGAGCCCCAGGGCCTCACCGGCGGCAAGCGGCTGGCCGGCGCCCTCGTCGTCATCCTGTGCGCGTCGGTCGTCGTCGCGCCCATGGCGCTCGGCTCGCGGTACGCCTTCACCCAGCGCGAGCTGGTCGGCAACCTCGCGTCGTCCGGCGCCAGCAACACCACGCCCGAGGTCGACGTGTCCGACCCGTGGGCCGACAAGCCGCGGCTGAACGTGCTGTTCCTGGGCGGCGACGCCGGCGAGGGCCGCGAGGGACTCCGTCCGGACACCCAGATCCTCGCCAGCATCGACACCGAGACCGGCGCGACGACCATGATCTCGCTGCCGCGCAACCTCCAGCGCTTCCCGTTCCCCGAGGGCACCCCGCTCGCCGACGCGTACCCCGACGGCTTCGTGGGCGGCGGCGACGCCGGCGAGTGGATGCTCAACGCCGTCTACCGCAACGTCCCGCGCGACCACCCCGACGTGTTCGCGGGGGTCGGCGACCCCGGCGCCGACGCCACCAAGTGGGCCGTCGAGGGCGCCCTCGGCATCGAGGTCGACTACTTCATCATGGTCGACCTCAACGGCTTCGAGGCGGTCGTCGACGCGCTCGGCGGCATCACCGTCGACGTGCCGCGCGACATCCCGTGGGGCAACAAGAGCCTCCCGGACGGCAGCTGCACCCAGGCCAACGGCTACATCCAAGAGGGCGACGACCAGCTCCTGGACGGTTTCCACGCACTCTGGTTCGCGCGGTCGCGGTGCGGCAGCGACGACTACGAGCGCATGGAGCGCCAGCGCTGCGTCATGAACGCCATCGTCGACAAGGTCGACCCCACGACGCTGCTCAGCCAGTACCAGAGCCTCGCGACGGCGGCCGGCGACATCGTCACGTCCGACGTGCCGGCCGACCTCTTCCCCGAGCTGATCAAGCTCATGGTCAAGGTCCGCTCGCAGCCGCTCGAGAGCCTGACCCTCGACAACGAGTTCTTCGGCAGCATGGGCACCACGTCCAGCGACCCCGACTACGACGAGCTGCACGCGCGCATCGCCGAGATCCTCGCCGCCACCCCGGCTGCCCCGCCGGCCGGTGAGACCGCGCCGCCCAGCGACACGACCGAGGCCACCGGCCAGTCCGCGAGCGACGCCGGCACCGACCGGGCCGCCTCGATCCAGCAGACCTCCGGCACCACCGAGGAGCCCGCCGACGGCGAGAGCGGCGAGGCCGAGGAGCCCGCCGCCGACGAGCCGGTCGACACCGGCGCCGTCTGCTGA
- a CDS encoding DUF6529 family protein yields MTDQAAHAVEPERRTALLLVPFLVGSAVAIVLGVYGNVHTPTGIAVNVAGFSGPLEAKVWLTSAALVLAVVQIGSALAMYGKLGRLGAPSWIGALHRWSGRAAFLLAVPVAVHCLYALGFQTATPRVVVHSLAGTLFFGVFTVKMLGLRRDGLPGWALPVLGGVAFTLLVGLWWTSSLWFFTTFGVQF; encoded by the coding sequence ATGACCGACCAGGCGGCGCACGCCGTCGAGCCGGAGCGACGGACGGCGCTGCTGCTGGTCCCGTTCCTCGTCGGCTCGGCCGTGGCGATCGTGCTCGGCGTGTACGGGAACGTGCACACGCCCACAGGGATCGCCGTCAACGTCGCGGGCTTCTCCGGTCCGCTCGAGGCCAAGGTCTGGCTCACGTCGGCGGCGCTGGTCCTCGCGGTCGTCCAGATCGGATCCGCCCTGGCGATGTACGGCAAGCTGGGCCGGCTGGGTGCTCCGTCCTGGATCGGTGCGCTCCACCGCTGGTCGGGGCGGGCGGCCTTCCTGCTGGCGGTGCCGGTCGCCGTCCACTGCCTCTACGCGCTCGGCTTCCAGACCGCGACGCCGCGCGTCGTCGTCCACTCGCTGGCCGGGACCCTGTTCTTCGGCGTGTTCACCGTGAAGATGCTCGGCCTGCGGCGCGACGGGCTGCCGGGCTGGGCGCTGCCCGTCCTCGGCGGCGTGGCGTTCACGCTCCTGGTGGGTCTGTGGTGGACCTCGTCCCTGTGGTTCTTCACCACTTTCGGCGTTCAGTTCTAG
- a CDS encoding Rieske 2Fe-2S domain-containing protein, producing the protein MTAGTPRRHVLVLGAAGVVTAATGCTVYGDEDPPAPRPTADGDGSGGDGGGGGSAVATTGDVEVGGGLILADQGVVITQPTAGDFRGFSSVCTHQGCTVTSVGDGTIDCACHGSRFSIEDGSVVQAAAGLSPDDQDPLPEVAVSVDGDQISIAP; encoded by the coding sequence GTGACAGCGGGTACCCCGAGGCGGCACGTGCTCGTGCTGGGCGCCGCCGGAGTCGTGACCGCCGCGACCGGCTGCACGGTCTACGGCGACGAGGACCCGCCGGCCCCTCGGCCGACCGCCGACGGGGATGGGAGCGGGGGTGACGGGGGCGGCGGCGGTTCCGCCGTCGCCACGACCGGCGACGTCGAGGTCGGCGGCGGCTTGATCCTCGCCGACCAGGGGGTCGTGATCACCCAGCCCACCGCGGGCGACTTCCGCGGCTTCTCGTCGGTCTGCACGCATCAGGGCTGCACGGTGACCTCGGTCGGCGACGGCACCATCGACTGCGCCTGCCACGGCAGCCGGTTCTCGATCGAGGACGGCTCGGTCGTGCAGGCCGCCGCCGGCCTGAGCCCGGACGACCAGGACCCGCTGCCCGAGGTGGCGGTGAGCGTCGACGGCGACCAGATCAGCATCGCTCCGTAG
- a CDS encoding phosphotransferase — protein sequence MSEGETSLPGGRVGGAVRVGDTVRRPAGPWTPAVHALLGHLRAAGLDGVPEARGLDEQGREILAVIDGRAVARDEVVSDALLADGVRWLRRYHDVVAGYRPVGEVTWRHGRRALGPGEVVCHNDPAAYNWIADGDRVAGVVDWDMCGPGVPLDDLAFVAWMSAPLRVPGPAEVAAARLRLMAQAYGDVDPVRLLGHVTTRMSAATDRIEAGQRRGDPGLLNLAAAGEPGRTRAAVAELAARAPAIVTALGS from the coding sequence GTGAGCGAGGGCGAGACGTCGCTACCGGGCGGCCGGGTTGGTGGTGCGGTCCGCGTCGGCGACACCGTACGGCGCCCCGCCGGGCCGTGGACGCCGGCCGTGCACGCGCTGCTCGGCCACCTGCGTGCCGCCGGGCTCGACGGCGTTCCGGAGGCCCGCGGCCTCGACGAGCAGGGCCGCGAGATCCTCGCGGTCATCGACGGCCGGGCCGTCGCGCGCGACGAGGTCGTCTCAGACGCGCTCCTGGCCGACGGCGTCCGCTGGCTGCGCCGCTACCACGACGTCGTCGCCGGATACCGGCCAGTCGGCGAGGTGACCTGGCGGCACGGACGGCGCGCGCTCGGCCCCGGCGAGGTGGTCTGCCACAACGACCCCGCCGCCTACAACTGGATCGCCGACGGCGACCGCGTGGCCGGCGTCGTGGACTGGGACATGTGCGGACCGGGCGTGCCGCTGGACGATCTGGCGTTCGTCGCCTGGATGTCGGCGCCCCTGCGGGTGCCCGGTCCCGCCGAGGTCGCCGCCGCCCGGCTGCGGCTCATGGCACAGGCCTACGGCGACGTGGACCCGGTGCGGCTCCTGGGCCATGTCACGACCCGCATGAGCGCCGCGACCGACCGCATCGAGGCCGGTCAGCGCCGCGGCGACCCGGGCCTGCTGAACCTGGCGGCGGCCGGTGAGCCCGGCCGGACCCGCGCCGCCGTCGCGGAGCTGGCCGCCCGCGCCCCGGCGATCGTCACCGCCCTCGGGAGCTGA
- a CDS encoding sulfurtransferase, producing MSVLIDTEELGRRLAAGERTVLLDVRWKLGDPHGHDHYLAGHLPGAVYADLETELAAPPSPAEGRHPLPDVAVLQTAAQRWGVNDGDTVVAYDDLGGTSAARAWWLLRWAGLAEVRLLDGGLAAWTTAGGALETGPVTPPGGDVTLRPGALPTLSADDAAAVASGGVLLDARAGERFRGEVEPVDPRAGHIPGAVSAPTTENLDPTGRFLPADVLRVRFAALGADGDRPVGVYCGSGVTAAHELAALAIAGIDATLYPGSWSQWSHDPDRPAATGS from the coding sequence ATGAGCGTGCTGATCGACACCGAGGAACTCGGCCGGCGGCTGGCCGCGGGAGAGCGGACCGTGCTGCTCGACGTGCGCTGGAAGCTCGGCGACCCGCACGGCCACGACCACTACCTGGCCGGACACCTGCCCGGTGCGGTCTACGCCGACCTCGAGACCGAGCTCGCCGCACCGCCGTCGCCGGCCGAGGGACGCCACCCGCTTCCCGACGTCGCGGTGCTGCAGACGGCAGCCCAGCGATGGGGCGTGAACGACGGCGACACCGTCGTCGCGTACGACGACCTCGGCGGCACATCCGCGGCGCGTGCGTGGTGGCTGCTGCGCTGGGCCGGGCTGGCCGAGGTGCGGCTGCTCGACGGCGGGCTGGCGGCATGGACCACGGCCGGCGGCGCGCTCGAGACCGGCCCGGTGACGCCACCCGGGGGCGACGTGACGCTGCGCCCGGGCGCCCTCCCGACCCTGTCCGCCGACGACGCGGCCGCCGTGGCGTCCGGCGGCGTCCTGCTCGACGCCCGGGCCGGCGAGCGCTTCCGCGGCGAGGTGGAGCCGGTCGATCCGCGCGCGGGCCACATCCCCGGCGCGGTCAGCGCGCCGACCACAGAGAACCTCGACCCGACCGGCCGCTTCCTGCCGGCCGACGTCCTGCGGGTCCGCTTCGCCGCCCTGGGCGCCGACGGCGACCGCCCGGTCGGCGTCTACTGCGGCTCGGGCGTCACCGCGGCCCACGAGCTGGCCGCCCTGGCGATCGCCGGCATCGACGCCACTCTCTACCCGGGCTCCTGGTCCCAGTGGTCCCACGACCCCGATCGCCCCGCCGCGACCGGCTCCTGA